One window of Pseudacidobacterium ailaaui genomic DNA carries:
- a CDS encoding alpha-L-rhamnosidase N-terminal domain-containing protein: MRSKLLWKCLVLVLSCTASAQELKPTRIPLDQLDPTRSVLSPRLESAIHKPLPEEYIWTREDAVSNDALLSYRRPARDSETAPHYFRRSFMLHQVPAAATLYIAGPRSVEVYLNGQMIGHDEANLDAPIGIQMFTFDVSRALRQGKNVIALRVVRGAGVNGFTNSRLTMQLAAGKAMAVKLVGAARGEASPVLVISDKDWKASLNASDGWQRGDFEDSSWKSADSLGSIEGSIDLFQWNADAGMYNWPGYEGISPFLAQASLPPVSVEHVYSGVGTVHHADALKGGEGEFTVDLPAPQVEDTQAPQILLDFGRDANGRLHFVSDSDLPAVVTVQYGESEDEALKQPYLGVNAVYIPAHGSAYGPKSAFRYALLRFVQGGRGLRFKSINLDLIYYPVKYQGFFESSDPKLNLMWTIGAYTAHLCMQDDIWDAPKRDRGRWMGDLDVSGRTINDVFADHFLMEDTLDRLIGPAPVRQHVNGIAGYSAFWITGEAEYYRHFGNKQQLMSFHDRLVQLMHYMEKELDERNLYVNHTGSWPFVDWSPELNGDTPEARFGTQLEFIAAFDQGVYLLKEMGDTANAEQFTRELDALKSAARQYLLDKQTNAYSSRWQLNAMAVLSGLVPASQYSDIWNASLSSVGKIKYNAFIITPYYNYYVISAMAKMGHRQEALNWIRQYWGGMVDEGATSFWEGYDPAWYKNDAHGSLQADNMSGYRVSLAHGWSSGVTPWLMEEVLGIHATGPGFSSVDIRPDLIDLDWAKGGEPTPHGMLNVSVRKKGSGAEVAIDLPDQVEAHVSVPVSSAGQQVLVNGKAEHAESSENGARAIVVLRQAGHYEISTQ, encoded by the coding sequence TTGAGAAGCAAATTGTTGTGGAAGTGCCTTGTTCTGGTTCTGTCCTGCACCGCATCAGCGCAGGAGCTGAAGCCGACCAGAATTCCTTTGGACCAGCTTGATCCTACGCGCAGCGTTCTCTCTCCCCGGCTGGAGTCGGCGATACACAAACCGCTACCAGAAGAATATATTTGGACGAGAGAAGATGCTGTCAGCAATGATGCTTTGCTTTCCTACCGGCGGCCGGCAAGGGACAGCGAGACAGCTCCGCACTACTTCCGCCGTTCTTTCATGCTCCACCAGGTCCCGGCGGCTGCAACCTTATATATCGCTGGTCCACGTTCGGTCGAGGTCTACCTCAACGGACAGATGATTGGCCATGATGAGGCCAATCTGGATGCTCCGATCGGAATCCAGATGTTTACCTTCGATGTCTCCCGTGCTTTGCGTCAGGGGAAGAATGTAATCGCTCTGAGAGTGGTACGCGGGGCCGGAGTGAATGGGTTTACCAACAGCCGTTTGACGATGCAGCTTGCCGCCGGTAAGGCGATGGCAGTCAAGCTGGTGGGCGCGGCCCGGGGAGAGGCCAGTCCGGTCCTTGTCATCAGTGACAAAGACTGGAAGGCATCTCTGAATGCATCGGATGGATGGCAAAGGGGGGATTTTGAGGACAGTTCCTGGAAGTCTGCCGATAGCCTTGGGTCGATCGAAGGCTCGATTGATCTGTTCCAGTGGAATGCCGATGCAGGGATGTACAACTGGCCCGGATACGAGGGGATTTCCCCCTTTCTGGCCCAGGCCTCATTGCCGCCGGTCAGCGTAGAACACGTTTATAGCGGAGTGGGTACGGTGCACCATGCCGACGCCCTGAAAGGCGGCGAAGGAGAATTCACAGTAGACCTTCCTGCCCCGCAAGTGGAAGATACGCAGGCACCCCAGATTCTGCTGGATTTTGGGCGTGACGCCAATGGACGACTGCATTTTGTGTCCGACTCAGATCTGCCTGCAGTCGTGACGGTCCAGTATGGAGAATCCGAAGACGAAGCGCTGAAGCAACCTTACCTTGGCGTAAATGCTGTCTACATTCCAGCTCACGGATCGGCCTACGGTCCTAAGAGCGCGTTCCGCTATGCCTTGCTTCGCTTTGTGCAGGGTGGCAGGGGACTTCGTTTTAAATCCATCAATCTTGATCTGATTTATTATCCAGTCAAATATCAGGGATTTTTTGAATCTTCTGATCCGAAGCTGAACCTGATGTGGACCATCGGTGCCTACACGGCGCATCTGTGTATGCAGGACGACATCTGGGATGCGCCCAAGCGCGATCGTGGCCGCTGGATGGGCGACCTGGATGTGAGCGGACGCACGATCAATGATGTTTTTGCCGACCACTTTTTGATGGAAGACACTCTGGACCGATTGATTGGTCCGGCCCCGGTCCGCCAGCATGTGAACGGTATTGCAGGATACTCCGCCTTTTGGATCACTGGGGAGGCCGAGTACTACCGTCATTTTGGAAACAAGCAGCAGTTGATGTCGTTTCACGATCGTCTGGTACAGCTCATGCACTACATGGAAAAAGAGCTGGATGAACGCAATTTGTATGTCAATCATACGGGGTCATGGCCTTTTGTAGACTGGTCTCCGGAACTCAATGGGGACACGCCGGAAGCGCGTTTTGGAACACAGTTGGAGTTTATTGCCGCGTTCGATCAGGGCGTGTATCTGCTGAAAGAGATGGGAGACACGGCAAATGCCGAGCAGTTCACAAGAGAACTGGATGCACTCAAGTCTGCTGCCCGCCAGTATCTGCTCGATAAGCAGACGAATGCGTACAGCAGCCGCTGGCAGTTGAATGCAATGGCGGTCTTGTCGGGTCTGGTTCCTGCGTCGCAGTATTCGGACATCTGGAATGCTTCTCTATCAAGTGTAGGAAAAATCAAGTACAACGCGTTCATCATCACGCCCTACTATAACTATTACGTCATCAGTGCCATGGCAAAGATGGGCCACCGGCAAGAGGCCCTTAACTGGATACGCCAGTACTGGGGAGGCATGGTAGACGAAGGTGCGACGAGCTTCTGGGAGGGTTACGATCCGGCCTGGTACAAAAATGATGCGCATGGTTCTCTACAGGCAGACAATATGTCCGGCTACCGCGTAAGTTTGGCGCATGGCTGGTCAAGCGGGGTAACGCCCTGGCTGATGGAAGAGGTGCTGGGGATTCATGCTACCGGCCCTGGTTTTTCCAGTGTAGATATTCGTCCTGATCTGATTGACCTGGATTGGGCCAAAGGCGGCGAGCCTACACCGCATGGAATGCTGAATGTGTCTGTCAGGAAGAAGGGAAGTGGCGCTGAGGTTGCCATCGATCTACCGGATCAGGTAGAAGCGCATGTCTCAGTCCCTGTGTCTTCTGCGGGGCAGCAAGTGTTGGTCAATGGAAAAGCAGAACATGCTGAGAGCTCAGAAAATGGCGCGCGCGCCATTGTTGTGCTGCGACAGGCCGGACATTATGAGATTTCGACGCAATAA
- a CDS encoding pyridoxal phosphate-dependent aminotransferase yields the protein MRFSTRTAWETTETELARALQERKRSGLPLFDLTASNPTRCGFAYDAESILAPLCVPGALDYEPDPRGMLAARSAVCRYYRDHEAMVGPEQVFLTTSTSEAYSFVFRLLCDPGDEILIAQPSYPLFDFLATLDHVRLVPYPLFYDHGWHLDLEGLRRGVTPRTRAIVVVHPNNPTGHFTKLHERKALEELCSVHGLALIVDEVFLDYPLTEVSVQSFAAGSHSVLTFVLSGMSKIAGLPQMKAAWIAAFGPEAELTQALSRLEVIADTFLSMNAPVQCALPVWIEHRQNIQQQIFKRTAANLQTLDALLSAQSMVDRLHAEGGWYAVLRIPALREGEDLAVELVREHGVSLHPGSFFGFPGNGHLVVSLLPEEKEFRSGIERVLDVVRLV from the coding sequence ATGCGATTTTCCACGCGCACAGCATGGGAGACCACAGAGACGGAATTGGCGCGTGCGTTGCAGGAGCGTAAAAGGTCCGGTTTGCCACTGTTCGATCTGACGGCTTCTAACCCGACGCGATGCGGTTTTGCTTATGATGCGGAGTCAATTCTTGCTCCCCTCTGTGTGCCAGGGGCTTTGGATTATGAGCCAGATCCGCGAGGAATGCTTGCAGCCCGCAGTGCCGTTTGCCGATACTACCGGGACCATGAGGCCATGGTTGGCCCGGAACAGGTCTTTCTGACTACCAGCACCAGCGAGGCCTACAGTTTTGTGTTTCGGCTTTTGTGTGATCCGGGAGATGAAATTCTAATTGCTCAACCAAGCTACCCGCTCTTTGATTTCCTGGCCACGCTGGACCACGTGCGACTGGTGCCATACCCGCTTTTTTATGACCACGGCTGGCATCTCGACCTGGAAGGCTTACGACGAGGGGTCACACCCCGAACACGGGCCATTGTTGTGGTCCATCCCAACAATCCAACCGGGCACTTTACAAAACTGCACGAGCGCAAAGCGCTGGAAGAACTATGTTCCGTACATGGTCTTGCGCTGATTGTGGATGAAGTCTTTTTGGATTATCCGCTCACAGAGGTTTCCGTCCAGAGTTTTGCGGCAGGTTCCCATTCGGTACTGACCTTCGTATTAAGTGGAATGAGTAAGATTGCTGGACTTCCGCAAATGAAGGCCGCGTGGATTGCGGCATTCGGACCGGAAGCGGAACTGACGCAGGCCCTGTCGCGGCTAGAGGTGATTGCGGACACCTTCCTGTCCATGAATGCTCCCGTACAATGTGCACTGCCTGTCTGGATCGAGCACAGGCAAAATATCCAACAGCAGATATTCAAGCGCACAGCGGCAAATTTGCAGACTTTGGATGCTCTGCTTTCCGCCCAGAGTATGGTGGACCGTCTTCATGCGGAGGGAGGATGGTACGCTGTCCTGCGCATCCCAGCGCTTCGCGAGGGAGAGGATCTGGCCGTAGAACTGGTCCGCGAGCACGGAGTTTCCCTGCATCCCGGATCATTCTTTGGTTTCCCCGGCAATGGACATTTGGTCGTAAGTCTGCTGCCAGAGGAAAAAGAATTTCGGTCAGGAATCGAAAGGGTCCTGGACGTTGTAAGGCTTGTCTGA
- the rhaT gene encoding L-rhamnose/proton symporter RhaT, translating to MDANPLLGVFFHWLGGLASASFYVPFRGVKRWAWETYWLVGGVFSWIIVPWLLAGVMTRDLLAVLHQAPLSSILWTFIFGVLWGFGGLTFGLTMRYLGMSLGMAVALGYTAAFGTLMPPIFRGQFASEVLGSRSGIIILTGVVVCLAGIAFAGAAGISKERELSDEEKRATIEEFDLKRGLLVATFCGIMSACFAYGLAAGDPIKGITVAHGTSPLWQGLPVLVVLLAGGFTTNFVWCLVLHLRNHTGYQYLAAETRGPYPSRDEEPVIETATDAPGVELATQVMDAVQEQGKVPLIANYLFSALAGTTWYMQFFFYTMGETQMGRFKFSSWTLHMASIIIFSTLWGIALREWKGVSLRTRTLVACTLIVLIGSTVIVGYGNYLSIRPNSASASAQGVSH from the coding sequence GTGGATGCAAACCCGCTACTGGGAGTGTTTTTTCATTGGCTGGGGGGCCTTGCCTCAGCCAGTTTTTATGTTCCGTTTCGTGGAGTCAAGCGGTGGGCATGGGAGACGTACTGGCTGGTCGGCGGTGTTTTTAGCTGGATCATCGTTCCCTGGCTCCTCGCCGGAGTGATGACGCGCGACCTTCTTGCAGTTCTGCATCAGGCACCCCTTAGCAGCATCCTCTGGACCTTTATTTTCGGGGTCCTCTGGGGCTTTGGAGGCCTCACCTTCGGACTGACCATGCGCTATCTGGGAATGTCGCTGGGCATGGCAGTAGCGCTAGGATATACGGCCGCCTTCGGTACACTCATGCCGCCAATCTTTCGCGGGCAATTTGCTTCGGAAGTATTAGGTTCGCGTTCCGGCATCATCATTCTCACTGGAGTGGTCGTCTGCCTTGCAGGCATTGCTTTTGCAGGTGCAGCAGGTATTTCAAAAGAACGCGAATTGTCGGATGAGGAAAAACGGGCAACAATCGAGGAATTTGATCTCAAGCGCGGACTACTTGTGGCCACATTTTGCGGCATTATGAGTGCCTGTTTTGCCTATGGATTGGCCGCTGGAGACCCGATCAAGGGAATCACGGTTGCGCATGGCACGTCTCCTTTATGGCAGGGACTGCCCGTACTGGTGGTTTTGCTGGCCGGAGGATTTACTACGAATTTTGTTTGGTGTCTGGTCCTTCATCTTCGTAACCACACCGGCTATCAGTATCTGGCAGCTGAGACCCGAGGACCTTACCCGTCCAGGGATGAAGAACCGGTGATTGAAACTGCGACCGATGCACCCGGCGTAGAGCTTGCTACGCAGGTCATGGACGCAGTCCAAGAGCAGGGAAAAGTACCCCTGATTGCAAATTATCTGTTCTCGGCCCTGGCGGGCACCACCTGGTATATGCAGTTTTTCTTTTACACCATGGGCGAAACCCAGATGGGGCGCTTCAAATTCTCAAGCTGGACGCTGCACATGGCCAGCATCATCATCTTTAGCACGTTATGGGGCATCGCCCTCAGAGAATGGAAGGGAGTCAGCCTTCGGACTCGCACGCTGGTGGCGTGCACTCTGATTGTGCTGATTGGTTCGACGGTCATCGTTGGATACGGAAACTATCTAAGTATTCGTCCAAACTCAGCCAGCGCGTCGGCGCAAGGAGTATCGCATTGA
- a CDS encoding HAD family hydrolase yields MAIRAVIFDYGMVLSQPQDPSALSNILAITGLDRETFDRHYWTHRHAYDMGQLNGRTYWQQFAQDTGLHLTQTDIERLIENDVLMWCTINEPMLAWARSLADAGLRIGILSNMGEETLSFMRQEFAWLGDFHHHTWSCELGIAKPDPAIYTHTCEKLEVLPSEALFLDDKPENVESARRVGLHALQFKGVAQLRETLASIGWPDHFPLPEETVGSTTA; encoded by the coding sequence ATGGCGATCCGCGCTGTTATTTTTGATTACGGAATGGTCTTGAGCCAACCCCAGGACCCCTCTGCGCTCAGCAATATTCTCGCCATCACAGGACTTGACCGCGAAACCTTTGACCGCCATTACTGGACACATCGTCATGCCTACGACATGGGCCAACTCAATGGACGTACCTATTGGCAGCAGTTTGCCCAGGACACAGGCCTCCATTTAACACAGACTGACATCGAGCGCCTGATTGAGAATGATGTACTGATGTGGTGCACCATCAATGAGCCGATGCTGGCCTGGGCCCGATCGCTGGCCGATGCCGGCCTTCGCATCGGCATCCTGTCCAACATGGGGGAAGAGACCCTGAGCTTTATGCGGCAGGAGTTTGCGTGGCTTGGGGACTTCCATCACCACACATGGTCCTGCGAACTGGGCATCGCCAAGCCCGACCCGGCAATCTACACTCACACCTGTGAAAAGTTAGAGGTACTTCCGTCAGAAGCACTCTTTCTGGATGACAAGCCGGAAAATGTAGAGTCAGCGCGCCGCGTGGGTCTTCACGCCCTGCAATTCAAGGGTGTCGCGCAGCTTCGCGAAACACTCGCTTCAATTGGATGGCCGGATCATTTTCCTCTACCCGAGGAAACGGTGGGCAGCACGACAGCCTGA
- the ribB gene encoding 3,4-dihydroxy-2-butanone-4-phosphate synthase, translating to MAAQPPFTDVPGALEEIKAGRMIVVVDDEDRENEGDLTLAAEFVTPEAINFMAKYGRGLICLTLTEERADYLRLTPMVQQNSSRFGTAFTESIEAREGVTTGISAHDRAHTIRVAIDPRSTANDLARPGHVFPLRARKGGVLVRAGQTEASVDLARMAGLVPAGVICEIMKDDGTMARVPDLIEFCQQHGMKMLTVAELIRYRLQNERYIFRVAETDLPTPYGDFRMIAYESEVNGDESHLALVRGDVDKVDDPVLVRVHSHCLAGDVFGATLCDCHSIVQRSLKAIADAGCGALIYLHNTSRGFEIDRSVAPHRIVLHREARQREARDERHQRILRQVGLGGQILADLGIHKVRLLSNTPTHVPALHGFGVEIVEQVPVPDMGEVLRS from the coding sequence ATGGCTGCGCAGCCTCCCTTTACCGATGTTCCGGGCGCCCTGGAAGAAATTAAGGCCGGGCGCATGATCGTAGTTGTGGACGATGAAGACCGCGAGAACGAAGGCGATCTTACGTTGGCCGCAGAGTTTGTTACGCCTGAGGCGATCAATTTCATGGCGAAATATGGCCGCGGCCTTATTTGCCTTACTTTGACAGAAGAACGTGCCGACTATCTGCGTCTGACGCCTATGGTGCAGCAGAATTCCTCACGCTTTGGCACGGCATTTACTGAGAGCATTGAAGCGCGTGAAGGGGTGACGACTGGCATCTCGGCGCACGACCGTGCGCATACGATCAGGGTTGCCATTGACCCCAGGTCTACGGCAAATGATCTTGCCCGCCCCGGGCACGTCTTCCCATTGCGCGCGCGCAAAGGAGGGGTCCTGGTCCGCGCCGGACAAACCGAAGCCTCTGTAGACCTGGCCCGTATGGCGGGGCTGGTCCCTGCTGGGGTAATTTGCGAGATCATGAAGGACGATGGCACCATGGCGCGTGTGCCAGACCTCATCGAGTTCTGCCAGCAGCACGGAATGAAAATGCTCACCGTAGCAGAACTTATCCGCTACCGCCTGCAAAATGAGCGATATATCTTCCGCGTAGCAGAGACGGACCTGCCCACCCCATACGGCGATTTCCGGATGATTGCTTATGAAAGTGAAGTCAACGGAGATGAGAGCCATCTGGCGCTGGTGCGTGGCGATGTGGACAAGGTTGACGACCCGGTGCTGGTGCGTGTCCATTCCCACTGTCTGGCCGGGGACGTTTTCGGCGCCACATTGTGCGACTGCCACAGCATTGTTCAGCGGTCCCTGAAGGCGATTGCCGATGCAGGATGCGGTGCTCTGATTTATCTGCACAATACCAGCCGGGGGTTTGAAATCGACCGCTCGGTCGCCCCGCACCGCATTGTTCTGCATCGCGAAGCCCGCCAGCGGGAGGCACGCGATGAACGGCACCAACGCATTCTGCGCCAGGTTGGACTGGGAGGGCAGATCCTGGCCGATCTAGGGATCCACAAAGTACGTCTGCTTTCCAACACACCCACACATGTACCAGCCCTGCATGGTTTTGGCGTGGAGATTGTTGAACAGGTGCCTGTCCCGGACATGGGTGAAGTGCTTCGATCCTGA